The Peribacillus simplex genome contains a region encoding:
- the cmpA gene encoding cortex morphogenetic protein CmpA, translating to MPNWFQNQIRKAFYEKDYYQVKMLNQCWFFYQKKESLRV from the coding sequence ATGCCTAATTGGTTCCAAAATCAAATCCGCAAAGCCTTTTATGAAAAGGATTATTATCAAGTGAAGATGTTGAATCAATGTTGGTTTTTTTATCAAAAGAAAGAAAGTCTCAGGGTATAG
- a CDS encoding SprT family protein has product MDNRQLQKLVEEISMKDFKKAFKHQASFNPRLRTTGGRYLLRSHNIEINKKYLDERGMEEMIGIIKHELCHYHLHIEKKGYQHRDADFRHLLKKVGAPRFCEPLPSNQLKKKMNTIQYKCEDCQQVYIRKKRIDTTRSVCGKCRGSLSYQGFKE; this is encoded by the coding sequence ATGGATAATCGGCAATTGCAAAAACTAGTAGAAGAAATTTCGATGAAAGACTTTAAAAAGGCCTTTAAACACCAAGCCAGTTTTAATCCGCGTCTCCGAACAACGGGAGGACGATACTTGCTCCGTTCACACAATATAGAAATCAATAAGAAATATCTTGATGAACGCGGTATGGAAGAAATGATTGGGATCATTAAGCATGAATTGTGTCATTATCATTTGCATATCGAGAAGAAAGGGTACCAGCATCGTGATGCGGACTTTAGGCATTTACTGAAAAAAGTGGGGGCGCCAAGATTTTGCGAGCCGCTGCCATCTAACCAATTAAAGAAAAAGATGAATACTATTCAATATAAATGTGAAGACTGTCAGCAGGTATATATAAGAAAAAAACGAATCGACACTACCCGTTCCGTGTGTGGTAAATGTCGAGGATCATTGAGTTACCAAGGGTTTAAGGAATGA
- a CDS encoding Tex family protein, with translation MIVVEDTLKDLIKQISNELTLKNHQVQNVIQMLQEGNTVPFIARYRKEMTGSLDEVQIRSIMERWNYLENLGQRKAEVTRSIGEQGKLTEELTRQIAKATKLQEVEDLYRPFKQKRRTKATVAKEKGLEPLANWLLDCQMDARVSEKAAEFISEEKEVYSIEEAITGAQDIIAEHISDDAELRKWIRAEIFKAGKVVSTVKNEEKDEKKIFEMYYEYEEPVQRIVPHRVLALNRGEKEEVLRISIHPRTEIIIGHLERKIIKNNKSEAQVVLKSAIEDGLKRLIMPSVEREIRKELTEKAEDQAIHIFSENLRNLLLQPPLKGKVVLALDPAYRTGCKLAVIDETGKVLDISVIYPHPPAAKLNAAREKTIEILQRFSVEIVAIGNGTASRESEQFIADIIKEVQGNISYIIVNEAGASVYSASDIAREEFPDLQVEQRSAVSIGRRLQDPLAELVKIDPQSVGVGQYQHDVSQKKLTESLTFVVETAVNQVGVNVNTASSSLLQYVAGLSKSVAQNIVKKREEEGKFSSRKELKKIPRLGAKTYEQCIGFLRIINGDEPLDQTAIHPENYSAVNKLLKKMGFTSEDLGSDALNEELGKLNPADLVDELEIGEITIKDIIDDLMKPGRDPRDELSKPLLKQDVLKMEDLQTGMELQGTVRNVVDFGAFVDIGVKQDGLVHISKLSNRFVKHPLDVVAVGDVVTVWVELVDPKKQRVSLTMLEPKNQN, from the coding sequence ATGATCGTTGTAGAAGATACATTAAAAGATTTGATTAAACAAATATCCAATGAGCTAACTTTGAAAAATCATCAAGTCCAAAACGTCATCCAGATGCTTCAAGAGGGTAATACTGTCCCCTTCATTGCGCGGTATAGGAAAGAAATGACGGGTTCACTTGATGAAGTGCAGATTCGTTCCATTATGGAAAGATGGAACTATCTAGAAAATCTTGGCCAGAGGAAAGCGGAAGTTACCCGTTCGATTGGTGAACAGGGGAAATTGACGGAAGAATTAACAAGACAAATCGCGAAAGCGACAAAACTGCAGGAAGTCGAGGATTTATACAGGCCATTCAAACAAAAAAGGAGAACGAAAGCAACAGTCGCTAAAGAAAAGGGTCTTGAACCATTGGCTAATTGGCTTTTGGATTGTCAAATGGATGCCCGGGTTAGCGAAAAAGCTGCAGAATTCATATCGGAAGAAAAAGAGGTTTATTCTATTGAAGAGGCTATTACGGGAGCGCAGGATATCATAGCTGAACATATTTCCGATGATGCAGAATTAAGGAAGTGGATAAGGGCTGAAATTTTCAAAGCTGGAAAAGTGGTTTCAACTGTAAAAAATGAAGAGAAGGACGAGAAAAAAATCTTCGAGATGTACTATGAATATGAGGAGCCGGTTCAAAGAATCGTACCACATCGGGTGTTGGCACTGAATAGAGGCGAAAAGGAAGAGGTTTTACGAATCTCCATTCATCCTCGGACTGAAATCATCATTGGTCATCTGGAACGGAAAATCATTAAAAATAACAAATCCGAGGCCCAAGTTGTTCTTAAATCTGCGATTGAGGATGGACTCAAACGTTTGATCATGCCTTCTGTAGAACGGGAAATCAGAAAAGAGCTGACTGAAAAAGCTGAGGATCAAGCTATCCATATTTTCTCTGAAAACCTCCGGAACCTGCTCTTGCAGCCCCCGCTTAAAGGGAAAGTGGTCCTAGCCTTGGATCCGGCATATCGGACTGGCTGTAAGTTGGCTGTCATTGATGAAACAGGAAAGGTACTTGATATAAGTGTAATCTATCCGCATCCTCCTGCTGCGAAGCTTAATGCTGCCCGTGAAAAAACGATTGAAATACTTCAGCGGTTCTCGGTTGAGATCGTGGCAATCGGCAATGGTACGGCATCGCGTGAATCAGAGCAATTCATCGCAGATATTATAAAAGAAGTGCAAGGGAATATTTCTTATATAATTGTTAATGAAGCGGGAGCCAGCGTGTATTCAGCCTCGGATATAGCCCGTGAAGAGTTTCCAGATCTTCAAGTAGAACAGAGAAGCGCAGTTTCGATAGGCAGAAGACTTCAAGATCCCCTTGCCGAACTTGTTAAAATTGACCCCCAATCCGTGGGGGTAGGGCAGTATCAACATGATGTGTCCCAGAAAAAGTTAACGGAATCCCTCACCTTTGTAGTGGAAACAGCTGTTAACCAAGTGGGAGTGAATGTCAATACCGCTTCATCGTCTCTATTACAATATGTAGCTGGTTTATCAAAATCAGTCGCTCAAAATATTGTGAAGAAAAGGGAAGAGGAAGGGAAGTTTTCAAGCAGGAAGGAATTAAAGAAAATTCCCCGGCTTGGTGCCAAAACATATGAACAATGTATAGGGTTCTTACGTATCATTAATGGAGATGAACCTTTGGATCAAACCGCGATACACCCTGAGAACTATAGTGCCGTGAATAAATTATTAAAGAAAATGGGATTTACATCTGAAGATCTAGGCAGTGATGCATTGAATGAAGAGTTAGGTAAACTAAATCCGGCTGATTTGGTCGATGAATTGGAAATTGGGGAAATTACGATTAAAGATATCATAGATGATTTGATGAAACCGGGAAGAGATCCTCGCGATGAATTATCAAAACCACTGCTTAAGCAGGATGTGCTAAAAATGGAGGATCTGCAAACTGGGATGGAATTACAAGGTACAGTGAGGAATGTTGTGGATTTTGGTGCGTTTGTGGACATCGGTGTCAAACAGGATGGACTGGTGCATATTTCTAAACTGAGCAACCGGTTTGTAAAACACCCATTGGATGTAGTTGCCGTTGGGGATGTTGTGACGGTTTGGGTCGAACTGGTTGACCCTAAAAAGCAAAGGGTATCTTTAACGATGCTCGAGCCAAAGAATCAAAACTAG